The window TTGATCTCCGGAAATGTCAAAATCGCTGTAGTATGCGGGAAAAAAAAGTAGAATGCTCATCTTCGTCTCAACACCAGTCTACAGTCGATTCAAGAGAGACCAGATTAGAGCATCAACATGTCTTACGATGAAAGGGATAAATGGTATGTCCATACACTATTATGACGGCTCTAATGGGTGTTTTTATGTTATAGTTGCtctcaatattttttggttaCTAACAGATTTGCATAGTCACTTCTATTATAAAATTGGCGCTTGCCGGCATGGTGATAAATGTTCCAAGAGACACTCCAGGCCAATAAATTCCCAAACCATAGTAATCTACAACATGTACATACCACCAAATGACATCAACCAGGTAAAATTGCAAGCTGAggattttgattttttttacgAGGATGTCTTCTTGGAAGCAGCAAAATTTGGAGAGGTGCAAGAAATAATAGTCTGCGAGAATAAGACTGACCATCTTAATGGTAATGTGTATATCAGATTTTCTACGTCAGATGCGGCTAAAGCGGCTCGTGATGCATTTGTTACCAGGTGGTATGGAGAGAGACCGCTCTATTGCGATTTATCTCATGTCACCGACTTTCGTGAGGCTGTATGCAAAAGCTATGAAGAAGGTAAATGTGGCAGAGGCGAACAGTGTAATTTTATCCATAGGCGAAGGGTGGACTACAGTTTAGCAAACGGTTTACTCCTTAGTCAGTGGAAGAAGCGTCACATTAGCGTACCGCAGAAACCAAATACTGGAGATACTCCTGGTAACACTTCCCCATTGCTTAAAAGCAATCCTCCGGCAGCTGCGCCTCCGTTTTCCTAGCTGTATATGCCAAGCAAGGGACCCAATTAACACCTTTAACATAAACCCTGTCCGTGGCATCTTATTTATTGTGTAATGGACTTGCATTAATGGAGTTTTAATATTCGAATCATAACGTAGATAAtgatgtgtatatataatgcCCTTCAAATTACATATGAATCTCGGTGGCAAACCTAGTTGATTATGGATCATTCATATGTGAGTAGTTGGTTAAGGCGATACAAAGAAGTGCTAAAATGGCTGATAGATATTCGTTTTCATTAACTACATTTTCACCAAGGTATGTGGTGTTACATGGCGTGTTGAATTTAATGGGATTGTTTTTGATGcaggatatatatactaacTTTGTTATTTGCGTAGCGGTAAGCTTGGACAGATCGATTATGCATTAGCAGCTGTGAAACAGGGGGTTACCTCTCTAGGTATTAAAGCTACGAATGGGGTGGTTATTGCAACCGAGAAGAAGGCCAATTCAACTTTGACCTTAACAGATACATTAGataaaatttctaaaattacCCCAGACATCGGTGCCGTTTATTCAGGCATGGGCCCGGATTTCAGAGTGTTGATTAATAAGTCGAGAAAGACAGCATATGGGAGTTATATGAAAACGTACGGGGAATATCCACCAACTAAGATACTTGTTTCTCAGATTGCAAAAATTATGCAGGAGGCGACTCAATCTGGTGGTGTGAGACCCTTTGGTGTTTCACTGTTAGTCGCAGGTTATGACAATCATAATGAATTTGGGCTATACCAAGTGGATCCCTCTGGATCTTATTTCCCATGGAAGGCGACAGCTATTGGTAAAGGTGCTACTGCTGCTAAGACTTTCTTGGAGAAGAGATGGAACAACGAACTAGAACTTGAAGACGCTATTCATATTGCCTTATTAACCCTAAAGGAGTCTGTAGAAGGAGAATTTAACGGGGAAACAATAGAGGTAGCAGTTATAGGTGAAGAAAACGACGACCTTTTAGGTTACAAAGGTGATGCAACGGCTAGAGGGCCAAGGTTTAGAAAATTCACACCACAAGAAATCAACGATAGGTTAGACGCTTTGTAATAAAATCATATCGATATGGTGTAACATAGGtatcaatatatatgtatatatatatataacaagaGAATAATACACTTGCAATGTCATgcttttttattctttaatGGCAGCTATTTTACAGTTATATGGCGTAGTTTATCTATTTAAAAGGTGCCTCTAATGGGTGAATGACTTGACTTGGTTTAGTCAAAATCCTTGGCTTGATCATTTTCTGATGCAATGTTCTCGGGGTCCATTCCTGGCCCAATGGCATTCTCAAAGATCGTTCGTATTGCTCTCTGGATTCAAATGGGAAAGGAACAGCAGAAGACtgatatttcaaatttttcttgtttaCTTTCTCATTGATAATaacatttttcaaattcttgtCCCTTCTCTTATCCTTCCCTACAACACCTTTAATAGTTTTGACAAACTTCCTCTTCTTCGTTTTCGCACCCGCGCCAGCCCAATCGCCCCAGCCAGGGAGTGTTATATCTTCTTgtttatcatcttcatcaatagtcactctttttttctcttgttCGAACTTTGCTACCACATCATCGCCAGCAAAGGCTTCGCTAATAACATCTTGCTGTTTAAAAGTAAATTCTCccttttcatcatcagaaccACCATAAGGGTCAAGTATTTCCAGCCTGTTAGAGTGTTCAATATCAAGTAGCAATTCCTCATGatcttttcctttcttaGTGGACTTGGACACTTTCTgcttttctttctcaaTCTTGTGTGCTGTTTTCGTAAATTGAGAACTACTTTTATCAACCACATTGACCTTCGATGACTTTTGGACATATTCCTCATCATCGCTGCCATCTAGCCATGGATTCGCTTCAATACTGCCCTCTTTTGAGACTTCTTGGGCTCTATCTTCTGTAGCAGTTGCTTTACTACGATTCAATTTATTAAGAGCTTTGCGTTCATGTGCACTTGTCAGGCGGTTTTTTAAGGTTCTGGATTCTTCTTCCTTATGCTGAACTGATACTTCTCTATTAAATGAAACATCCTCTAAATGCTTATCCAATGGTGTGGGTTTATAAACCCTTCTGCCCTGGTTAGTCTgaatattcaaattttctTGGATATCATCTTTAAATAACTTAATATCCTCTCCTCGTTCAACAGCTCGTAGCATAGACAtgttcttttcattttcttctctttctctgGCCTCTGCATTTCTCATAAATGCCATATTCAGAACACCGGTCTTTCCAATGCTTTTACctttttggaattcatcttttttatcGTAAGCTTCTTCATCCCTCTCGATGTCGCTAGCACAGGTGGCGCTATACTCATCCTTATCGTCTTGGCCCGTTATTTTGGCTCTTAAACGCTCGCCCTGTTGCAACatttcttccaattcttctCTGGTCTCTTTATCTTGTGTCATCCCATGTTTTATCATATCCTTAGCCCACTTCGACTGTGTCTTGTGCTTTAAAGTCattctttcttttgctcTAGCAACATCGTGATCATCGGCACTTTCGTCAGATTCCACTAGTTCCTTACTTTTCAACAGCTCCTTTTTCTTGATACGGCGGTATGCTTTCGATTTGATCTTCTTAATTCTCTTTGCTTTCCTTTCTTCTCTAAACATTAATTCTCTCATTAATCTTAGTTCTGCTGTTCTTTTTCTCATATCTTCAGGGGACATCTCTGGTACAGCGATCTCTTCAAATGTAGATTCTTTCTTTGTATCTACTAGATTACTTTGTTTTAGAACTTCATTCACCTTGGTCTCAACTTCTGTCAATTCTTTCTCCGAAGAACGGATGAAAGCAGTGGTATTATCGTGTCTTGTCGCACCATTCAAAGGGAAAGATAAATGTTCAGCTTTTCGATTAGTTTGAACAACCTCACTCCATCTGCTAACTTCGTCTTTTGAAATTTCATATGCGGCCTTTCGCTCGTGCCTCTTCTGGATACGCTGCGGTAATGGAACATCTAGTGCCTTAAGATCTCCTTTCAATAGGGTTGCATTTTGAACGGCCTCCTGGTCATCGACAACTGAAAGCATCTTAGAGATATCTAGCTTTTCAGGGCCTTGGGCCGAAGGTAAGGCAAATTCATTTTCTAGTCCTCCTGCATAAGTGTCCAACTTTCTATACAGCTTCTCAGCCggcttcttcaaagattgGGCAACAGTGGGTAAATCTAcatcttcttctaaaaTCTCATTGAAAGGgttatcttcttcctcttcctcttcctcttcttcctcactttcctcatcatcatcatctgaagACGTTGGTATGTCATCGTTCAATTCCAGGTCACCAATGGCCCTTTCATCAGAGCTGGAAGCTTCAGAGGCCATGTTCTTATCCATGTCCCAAACAGCAGATAGAGGCATTaaatcatcctcatcaataGAGGTATAACCTCCTTCTTCGTCAAACTCATCTGCTACATATGTCCCGTCCTTTTTCTTATCTCTAATAGTCTGCGAAAACTTTGAGTTTAAGACATCAATATCCTCATCTGAACCAAAAGCCTCATCTgaatcaatatcttcatcctcaaaaTCGCCTTCTTCGTCATCAGTAATCTGACCTTGCGCATTTATAATTGTTCCATTGCGTTTACGGTCATTACTGTATTCCCCAGAGCTATCATTGTCGCCGCCGACTTCTCGAGTAGCTAACTCTAATGCGTTTTGTATTCTTCGCTTAGAAATACTAGTTTTGGTTCTAGTTCTCTTTTTGGCCATTACAGAATCTCTTGCTGTTCCTACTATAGAGTTACTCTTAAATACAGCTGTTACTACTGTTTATCAGAAGATCGTTAAAACTCATCGCatagaaaattttcagtctgtctttctttttcaccAAATAAGACTATTGTAAAGGGACGACGACACATCGATGATCtaacatatatacacacatacaTTCACCTGTGGAAGGCAGCATTCTACATATTATTActgtatatgtatataacTTTTTATAAGTGAGTGAATGAACTCTATTCTTGCTTCTGTTCTTGTTTCTGTTTAGCCATTTCCTCATGACGTCGAATGGCAGCTTTACGAATCTGGTTCTCGATGGCAAGAGACGATTGTGTCTTCTCCTTTATGATATCTTCGATTTGTTTGGATTCCTTGTTCAACTTGTCAACTTtattttgataaaattgaattGCTTCCTTAGCGGTTTTGTCAACGTAATAACCAGTCCCGATGTCCACCATAAAATTATCATTGTCTATGACCTTACCTGGAACATATAGTGATCCAGACAGCGGCACCAGCAAGCTGGCAGTCTTATTAGATGGCTGAGACACCACTTGTATGTTTGTTATGCATTCTTTGAACTTGTTTCTAGCCATGCTCAGAGCCTGTAAAGACTGGGTGAAATGTTGCAGTTCTTGATCAAACTGTTCTTTTACCTGAGCTAACTGTTCTGGATTTAGAGTAGTAAGATCGATTTTTTGAGAGGCTGACATGGTTAGACTTAGTTCTGTTGTTTGAATAGATCTTTCTAAAACGATGTACTTTAAGAGCCcagaataaaaatttcCACTTTCTAAGACTCCCTTTCGGCTACTTGGATGTTGAGCAAAACACGACTTacgaagatgaaaaatggGTAATCTTGATGCCACATCATTTGACAGCATCTTGGCCAATGTGAAGAGACGCAGGGAAGAATACAATGGTGGTGAGAAAACGGACGATACTGCAGTGGTTTCAAAGTCTTCTCATCGCACTGATGAGCGATCGTCTGCAGCTAATACAATCGTCAATGCctttcatcaacaacacaATCCGGAGCCCATAGTGCAAGAGGGGAGcagaaaaagaacattTAATGAGAGGGAAAGGACTATCCTTGTTAGTACTACACAAACAGGGAATCCGTTGCTGAAATTGTTGGTAAATACTAATTGGAGATACGTTAAATCTTCAGCAACAGACAAAATACATTATGATTATCAAGTCCATGGTAGAAATGTTGTATTTTTGTCCTTAAAGTATCATAAATTACGCCCTGAATATATTGGAAAGAAGCTCCAACCGTTTGGTAAGTCCCAAGGCAACATTTTACTTtgtgttg is drawn from Eremothecium cymbalariae DBVPG#7215 chromosome 8, complete sequence and contains these coding sequences:
- a CDS encoding uncharacterized protein (similar to Ashbya gossypii ADL355W) produces the protein MLIFVSTPVYSRFKRDQIRASTCLTMKGINGMSIHYYDGSNGCFYVIVALNIFWLLTDLHSHFYYKIGACRHGDKCSKRHSRPINSQTIVIYNMYIPPNDINQVKLQAEDFDFFYEDVFLEAAKFGEVQEIIVCENKTDHLNGNVYIRFSTSDAAKAARDAFVTRWYGERPLYCDLSHVTDFREAVCKSYEEGKCGRGEQCNFIHRRRVDYSLANGLLLSQWKKRHISVPQKPNTGDTPGNTSPLLKSNPPAAAPPFS
- the PRE8 gene encoding proteasome core particle subunit alpha 2 (similar to Ashbya gossypii ADL354W 1-intron) yields the protein MADRYSFSLTTFSPSGKLGQIDYALAAVKQGVTSLGIKATNGVVIATEKKANSTLTLTDTLDKISKITPDIGAVYSGMGPDFRVLINKSRKTAYGSYMKTYGEYPPTKILVSQIAKIMQEATQSGGVRPFGVSLLVAGYDNHNEFGLYQVDPSGSYFPWKATAIGKGATAAKTFLEKRWNNELELEDAIHIALLTLKESVEGEFNGETIEVAVIGEENDDLLGYKGDATARGPRFRKFTPQEINDRLDAL
- the UTP14 gene encoding Utp14p (similar to Ashbya gossypii ADL353C) — its product is MAKKRTRTKTSISKRRIQNALELATREVGGDNDSSGEYSNDRKRNGTIINAQGQITDDEEGDFEDEDIDSDEAFGSDEDIDVLNSKFSQTIRDKKKDGTYVADEFDEEGGYTSIDEDDLMPLSAVWDMDKNMASEASSSDERAIGDLELNDDIPTSSDDDDEESEEEEEEEEEEDNPFNEILEEDVDLPTVAQSLKKPAEKLYRKLDTYAGGLENEFALPSAQGPEKLDISKMLSVVDDQEAVQNATLLKGDLKALDVPLPQRIQKRHERKAAYEISKDEVSRWSEVVQTNRKAEHLSFPLNGATRHDNTTAFIRSSEKELTEVETKVNEVLKQSNLVDTKKESTFEEIAVPEMSPEDMRKRTAELRLMRELMFREERKAKRIKKIKSKAYRRIKKKELLKSKELVESDESADDHDVARAKERMTLKHKTQSKWAKDMIKHGMTQDKETREELEEMLQQGERLRAKITGQDDKDEYSATCASDIERDEEAYDKKDEFQKGKSIGKTGVLNMAFMRNAEAREREENEKNMSMLRAVERGEDIKLFKDDIQENLNIQTNQGRRVYKPTPLDKHLEDVSFNREVSVQHKEEESRTLKNRLTSAHERKALNKLNRSKATATEDRAQEVSKEGSIEANPWLDGSDDEEYVQKSSKVNVVDKSSSQFTKTAHKIEKEKQKVSKSTKKGKDHEELLLDIEHSNRLEILDPYGGSDDEKGEFTFKQQDVISEAFAGDDVVAKFEQEKKRVTIDEDDKQEDITLPGWGDWAGAGAKTKKRKFVKTIKGVVGKDKRRDKNLKNVIINEKVNKKNLKYQSSAVPFPFESREQYERSLRMPLGQEWTPRTLHQKMIKPRILTKPSQVIHPLEAPFK
- the GIM5 gene encoding Gim5p (similar to Ashbya gossypii ADL352C); protein product: MSASQKIDLTTLNPEQLAQVKEQFDQELQHFTQSLQALSMARNKFKECITNIQVVSQPSNKTASLLVPLSGSLYVPGKVIDNDNFMVDIGTGYYVDKTAKEAIQFYQNKVDKLNKESKQIEDIIKEKTQSSLAIENQIRKAAIRRHEEMAKQKQEQKQE
- the RAD10 gene encoding DNA repair protein RAD10 (similar to Ashbya gossypii ADL351W); this encodes MGNLDATSFDSILANVKRRREEYNGGEKTDDTAVVSKSSHRTDERSSAANTIVNAFHQQHNPEPIVQEGSRKRTFNERERTILVSTTQTGNPLLKLLVNTNWRYVKSSATDKIHYDYQVHGRNVVFLSLKYHKLRPEYIGKKLQPFGKSQGNILLCVVDVEDSEDILKELNKMTMFSGFTLLLAFSFEQAGKYLIFMNK